The window AGAATGAAATAAAAACTTACAAGTTTAATCTTGATACGGGGATGTTTGGGCTGTGTTCGACAGGTCCATGGAGGAGGAAGGGGGCAGCGGTTTCGGCCGTGATACGAAGAGGAAGAATCGCAGGTGGTAGTGGGGGTGAATCGGCTTGCCGGAATTTAGAGCGAAGAGATATTAGGGATTGAGAAATTGGGGATTTCCTGTGGCATCAGAAGGAGAGAGAGGCGAGATGGGGAGAACGAAGAGGGAAAGAGTGAGGCGCCGCGGCTTGCCGGAATTTAGACCGAAGAGATATTAGGGATTGAGAAATTGGGGATTTCCTGTGGAATCAGAAGGAGAGAGAGGCGAGATGGGGAGAACGAAGAGGGGAAGAGTGAGGCGCCGCGGCGACGCTGCTGTTGTCGCCGACGATTGGTGAGAGGCGGTGGCGGCTAGGCGCAGCTGTGGTGAGGAGAAAACAGAGGGAgaacgagagagagggagagaggtcgAAGGGGGCGAGAGATGAGGGAAGAAGGGAGATAGGAAGAAGGGGGAAGGGAGAGGAGGCAGGGCCGCCGGCTCCGGTGGCGGCGCTGCCGTCTGGAGGCGGCAGCAGGAGGGAGACCGAGAGGGAGAAcatgttttgcccttaatggtGGGCcccacaaaataaaaaaaataaaaaaaaattaaaattcggACGGAGTTAACTCTCCGTTAGACGGAGGGGTTTACTTGACGCAAAACATGGAccttaggggtttagttgagaCACCCCTGCGCATAGGGTTGTATTGGCTACAGgggcctctacgttaggggctaaattgatacttaaccctaaaataaaaaacgagTCATTTTTATTGGGATACCGAGAGTAATTTATTTATGGTGCCACGTGGGATCCAAAGCCACCCTCGCTATCACAAAATGTAGTTATACAGTTACACTCCCTCACTATCATTTTAAAACCCCATccctctcccctctctctctctctccctcactacatTTTCAAGAATATGGCCAAACGGTGGCTGCCGTTAGCAAACCTTGtattcctcctcctcctcttcacACACTCACACAGCGCCACCCACCCCGCCGACGTCGCCGCCCTCCGTGATATCAAGAACTCCCTCACCGACATCACCTCCGCCGCCCAATTCTTCTCCACTTGGGACTTCTCCTCCGCCGCCGACGCCGACCCTTGCTCCTCCTTCGCCGGCGTCACCTGCTCCGCCTCCCGCGTCACCATCCTCACCCTCGGCACCGGCCTCTCCGACTCCCCCGGCCTCGCCGGCACGCTCCCCGCGGCCATCGCCCGCCTCGCCGCCCTCACCCAGCTCATCCTCTTCGCCGGCATTGTCACCGGCCCCATCCCGCCGGAGCTCGCCGCCCTCCGCCGCCTCCGGGTCATCTCCCTCGCCGGAAACCGCCTCACCGGCGCCATCCCGCCGGAGATCCTCCGCCTCCCGGCCCTCCACACCCTCGACCTCAGCCGCAACCGCCTCTCCGGCGCCGTCCCGCCGCCGCTCGCGGCGGCGCCCCAGCTCAAGATCCTCGTCCTCGCCGGGAACCGCCTCACCGGCGAATTCCCCGGCGACCTCCCGCCGCAGCTCCTCCACCTCGACCTGAGCAGCAACCTCCTCACCGGCGAGTTGCCGGCGAAATTGCCGGCGGCGCTCCGGTACCTCTCGGCGGCGAACAACCGCCTGCGGGGGTCGCTCAGCGGATCCGCGCTGGACCCGTTGAGCGACCTCGCCTACGTGGACCTGAGCATGAACGAGCTGAGCGGGCCCGTCCCGGGCCCGCTGCTCCGCCGCGGCGTGACGTCGCTCCTCCTCCAACGGAACAATTTCTCCGGAGGGCTGCCGGAGTCGCCGCCGTGGGAGGCGGTGGCGGGATCGACGGTGGACCTGAGCCACAACTTCCTCTCCGGGGAGGTGACGGCGGCGCTGGCCGGGGTGGAGACGCTGTTCCTCAACAACAACCGGCTGAGCGGCGGCGTGGCGGCGGAGTACGCCGCGAGCGTGGCGGCGGGCACCATGAAGACGCTCTACCTCCAGCATAACTACCTGACGGGGTTCCCGTTGGGGGTGGGGTCCGCGCtgccggaggcggcggcggtgtgCGTGTCGTATAATTGCATGGCGGCGCCGCCGCTGGGGCTGGCGGCGTGCCCCGACAGCGCCGGAGAGCAGCTCTCGAGGCCGGCGTATCAGTGCAACGGATTCCACAATTCTTTGGATTGATtgatttttcatattttttttttgtctttttttttgttttgaattATAACGGTTGCTATTATTAACCGGCTATACTATGCAACACAAGATGTAATAACcagaaattgaaagaaaattACAAGAAAGTAGAGATActgcaaaagaaaaaaatgagataGAGAAAACTGATTATTAAATCATGTGTTGCATAGGATTCATATAGTTTGTAATAGTATTGTATAGAATAGAAAGAGTGGGAAtctatgttaattttttttttaaaatttcatattttgttGAATATGTTGTTGGCtttgaaataaatttttgtCTTCATCGCTTTATATCTTTCAACTAAATTGGAAAACTTGTGTAGTTGAAATTCGACTTAATATTCTATAGTTACATAACTTATAATTAGACAAATTAAGTGACGTGTAGTTCTCAAGGAAGAAAACGGTAGAATTCGAACTCTTGTaaatatgtgttttttttttctcaaataatTTGAGGTAATTGTTGTGTCCTTTTATTGAGTGAGCTAATaaaaaaagttattaaaatgaattaaaaaaataataataataataaaaaacaaaacatcAACACTTACAAATTTACCcttatgtattataataatgAACAACCAcaaaattcattaatcataaaTTGACCATATTTTATCTATAATTAGTAATCAAAAGTTCTTAATTGTGAATTTACTTTATTTTACCTGTATCTTACGattaaaaaaattcttaattGTAAATTAATCTTATTCTACCTACAATTTACAACCATAAAGATCGTGAGTTGACCCTATTTTGCCTATAATTTACGATCACGAAactttagttgtgaattaatgaCAAAATAGTGTTTTAAGTcaaaaattgtttatttttaattgttatAGCTATCAATATAAATGAAAGCCACTATTTTGATACATTAATTCCTTTTCATATGTACAAATCGTGtatttattgaaattaattgAATTGGTGAAGAACATATCGGAACGTTCACATTTACAAAATTGAAGCACCACTTTGTAGCATTTATAAATCAAAAACTTTGTAGATcacaataatttaatttgaattaatgGGGTTAGGAAATAGGAAGCTAGCTAGGGCATGCAAATTGCATTTCTTAATTAATTGCTGGGACGCCTATGCGCCGCATGTGTTATGTGTAGATACACCTAACATAATCCAAATAAAGCCTACATGTCTATCTATTTATATACGATCTATATTTACATGTTTACTAGGTTTCTAAACATCTTATCTAATAACGATAATATAATATTGTCGTACACGAACCTTATTCATTATACGCACTCCATCAGATTTATATTTGCTGACATCGAAGCacagttcaattaataaaacatttttCCTCTAGTCATTAGACTGGCTTCTTatctaataataatataatattatcgtACGCGAACCTTATTCTTTATCCACACACCATCAGATTTATATTTACTGACATCGAAGCACAGCTcaattaataaaacattttcCTCACGAAAGAAATGAGAAATCACTATCGATTCTCCTTTTTCCTAAAAAATCtctcccccaaaaaaaaaagattgtaaCCATGAATATTATTTGTTGCTTTATTTGTAATATTGTTATGTCATTTTATTACAAATCACAATGCATATTCCTTTCAAGATTCCCaaatacaatttttatttttaaatgttgAGAATCTATTTCCACCAAAGTTCAATGACTACTTTCAAAGATCCAACACAAAAGTGTAAAAAGAGTAATCCTTTTATATATTACTCAAAAGCACAAAAATAAGAATCAAAAAGGTTTTGGTgatggagtatttatttacttattaagggaaggaatatttatttttaaattagtgaaaaggaaaaaaaataaaaataaaaataaaaaaggaaggCATTACAAAATTACAATCATTTATGGGCGCACGCATAGCAGCGGGGGTTTGCACATGCTTGCCGGTGTCGGTGATAGTGGGCCCCATTTGAGAGCATCAGCCAATGggatctcttctctctctatagGCCTTTTACTTGTAATAAATTATCTCTGccctttttattttctctcactTTCAAGTAAAGATTTGTAAGTTgagttaatgggctcaattagcACTTCTtggataagaaaaggaaaaaatgtccacccaaataaaaatatggaaaaactagccttttttaatgtaaatgtacaattatacccttaatactgttacacactttttcggaaaagtgtgtaataacgtaaaaatgtgtaattgcaaaaaagtgtgtaacagtgtaaaatacactgttacacattttttcaaaaatcgtgtaatagtgtattttacaatgttacacactttttctcaaaaatgtgtaattacgtaaaagtgtgtgattgcgaaaaagtgtgtaacagtgtattttacactgttacacactttttcgcttaTAAAATGTGTGTAATAGAGTATTTTATATTGTTACACATTAAAAGGGTATTTCAGTCAAAAAtgctattatttccatatttttatttgtatggctaGAATTTCCTATAACTAAAAGGTTTTAGCTAGAGTAGGGTGCTGCCTCTTGTAAGTTTGTGTATACGTTGTTTGCTTGTGCtgtgaaaattgaaatacaCGTTaaatgatgagagagagagagagagagagagagagagagagagagagagagagagagagagagagagagagggagagtaaataaataaatataaataaaataaatttgaaacatAGGTTATTCGAATTTCGAAATGGAGAGAGGGAGCTAGAAgctaaataaatatatacacggtttaattataaatgtagggttatttgaaataataatactaTTTGAATTAAATGTATCcggataaaaaataattaaatactttaaTAATTGATTTATTTGAATTTCGAAATGGGGAGGGGGAGCTAGAacctaaataaatatataaggtTTAGTTATAAATGTAgtgttatttgaaataataattgtctatttggataaaatatgtctagataaaaaaataattaaatactttaaaattttattttatttaaaatttaggttcaaaataaaaaaatatttaattttattattttctccacattatagttttttttgtaattttttgatcttcataaaaaaattgcaatGTAGAGAAAACAATAACACTAACTAAATcctttttttaaattgaaaaaaaataaaaataaatcattttttaaaaatatttaacttttttttatccGAACATATTTTTTATCCAAACATATTTTATctgatcaaataaaaaaaatgattcattttaaatatttgattaaaaaaagatTTAGCTAGTAAAACTAACTAAAGTATGGAGAAAATAGTAAAACTAGTTACATCATTTTCTAtctagaataataaaaaaaaattaagggatcaattttatattttattttttctagttGATCAATTTATGACTAGTCACAGACTCACAATATAGTCAAATAGAACAAGAATCGGTGTGGCATTTCTTGGCCGTGAAGAAGATGATAAGTTTTAGCCtgtgttgcataggtacggagATGCGGtatatctaattattaaaattttatgatatataatgcttataaaatatatacaatttaaatttttttaaattaattatatgtaatttatattttattttacccaaaagttaagcattttcaattatataagttaattgaacaacaatataacgattcaaatattattagtccaatatataagtcataactgaaaataaaattatcaaaataaccttgtgtaggcgTTCCGTGCACGAGAcacgtgaatttcgcctattgaatttgcgaatccggtttatttttataaattgttttaaaagatacgccacgtggcgaatcgggtgcgaatccaacgagaatccgagagaatcgcactctaaaagaatccgattcgtcgtacatgctaatttttgaagaatccgtgcatcataggtattagctttatttataaaaatgggCGCAACaaattttggatccaaataTCAATCTGTCTATTCCAAATCTCACATTGAGGAAGaaaataagtactccctccgtcccatgaagcgtgacccatttcttttcggcacggaaaataagaaattaatattttgtacgttaagtgtggtaggtgaaaaggtgaataaatgataaattttttgctatttttagaaacaggtcaagtttcgtgggacaacccaaaaagaaaagtggatCACACTTcgcgggacggatggagtattattttttaagaaaataagacataatctttttaataaaatgaatattttaaaattttaaagatcgTGCAACATTGTAATCGAACCCAAAACCTTCGGTCTCAAACATTAACCACGCTACCGAATATTGTTGAGTGTTATCTTTCTAATTCTTATTCATTCTTCACCAAACACATGTCACACATTACTCAAAGCAAATCCAAAAGATGAATGCAGTTGGAACTTTTTCAACTTTTAAGAAGttgctttatttatttcagtaaataatgattttaaattatattctctATTATCTCCACTAGGTTAACTAGTCATCATACTAACTGTTACATTCAACACTTAATCCAATCttctaaattttatttcaagcaCACAATACCATAGGAGGGGTCCAATATAATTACTGTATAATTCAAGGCAAATAAATTTTGCTCAACACTACCAAGTTTATGTGACATTCAAAATGAATTATTAATTGACAACTCAAACATAGTAATGAGATTTAAATGGGCAGGGCTCACACCATTCATCAAATCTAGGGCCACAACATCAAATGTTCCTAAAAACACAAGGTGCAAGTAGGGTACAAAAAGATTATTGCAGATCCAATCTGGTCAAGTCAAAAGCAAGCACACTTCTTTTCAAGCAAACTTACTAATACCATCTTTTTGTTACTTTTCATAATTTCTTAACCAATTTGGGATTATATGATTATAAATCCAACATCTGTGAACAATAGCAATGCCTCAACAGCATAAGGTGCATTGAAGACTAAAAAGTTGATTGCCCATAAGCATGTAGAGAGAAAACAGAGGCGGTACGTGGTTTGTTTGGGAAAAATGTGGTTCCTGCTAAAGTAGTGATTCTTTCCTGCCTTCTCCCGATAAAGATGTACTATGATGCTATGAGTAAAAAGAGTTTTATCATTCTCTTTCAAGAAGTTTTGCACGAACCGAACATCTACCCTTCCTATATTTTCGGCTAAGGCTAACCATTTATGAGGGGGGTAGTTAGTTCACCTGCTAGCAACTTGATCTTGAAACGAGGCACATAGCATGAGAAGCACCAGCAGCAACAGAAAGCACGTTGTGATCTCCTAATCCATCATCATCGGAGAGAAATTTAACCTCAATAGGTGACGGTTGAAATTCGGGAAGTCCAGGAACGCCAAGTTGACTATCTGCAGCGTTGCCCCACATGTATAACCTCCCCTTGTCTGGATAAACAAAGAACTTTTTCTCagtaatccctttataatttgTGGAGTTGTCTAACGAATTACGTAAGCAAAAGAAACGGAAAGAGAGTTTGCAAATTGAGAAACAGTATTGGCCATATACTGAAAGAACAGAAATCCAAGACTgaccaaaaatcaaattttgcaaTTCAGAGAATTGTTTCATATTAAGTTATTAACAATAAAAACGTTTGTGCGGATATAAGTTGGTTTTTCCTACCAGTTACAGCAGCTGATGATGAACCTCCACAAGCAATATAAGTGACCTTCTCATTAGCTAAGGCCTCAACAGGTTCAGGAACTTTTCGACTATGAAGGGAAGAGTGACCTAGTTGACCATGTCCTCCATGCCCCCATGAAAGAACTTCTCCCTTATCTGATAATGTATGCACGGTATGGCAATGTTAGGTACATATAAGTTTCCACTAAAACTTATATGGAAA is drawn from Salvia miltiorrhiza cultivar Shanhuang (shh) unplaced genomic scaffold, IMPLAD_Smil_shh original_scaffold_302, whole genome shotgun sequence and contains these coding sequences:
- the LOC131003956 gene encoding MDIS1-interacting receptor like kinase 1-like — translated: MAKRWLPLANLVFLLLLFTHSHSATHPADVAALRDIKNSLTDITSAAQFFSTWDFSSAADADPCSSFAGVTCSASRVTILTLGTGLSDSPGLAGTLPAAIARLAALTQLILFAGIVTGPIPPELAALRRLRVISLAGNRLTGAIPPEILRLPALHTLDLSRNRLSGAVPPPLAAAPQLKILVLAGNRLTGEFPGDLPPQLLHLDLSSNLLTGELPAKLPAALRYLSAANNRLRGSLSGSALDPLSDLAYVDLSMNELSGPVPGPLLRRGVTSLLLQRNNFSGGLPESPPWEAVAGSTVDLSHNFLSGEVTAALAGVETLFLNNNRLSGGVAAEYAASVAAGTMKTLYLQHNYLTGFPLGVGSALPEAAAVCVSYNCMAAPPLGLAACPDSAGEQLSRPAYQCNGFHNSLD